A single window of Oreochromis aureus strain Israel breed Guangdong linkage group 7, ZZ_aureus, whole genome shotgun sequence DNA harbors:
- the fam169b gene encoding protein FAM169B has product MYPVDLPAVDHTDLTSASEQYMSSLESSPCDNEWFQSSQTSKVAITATNVSQLQLFEDGQPACVVLALHPPDDQTQVVGLYLHGKWWLLDDVLRTSSKSRSGLVSVQSVMERVIVFLLSQIMERPSLFSLHPPKESCKVLWKDNQAVGFYTVKHKGSLCDGWSSCCYLLPVLDTVLVRRCCRRRGFGLQMLEDFCSSFSTEEFLGVSSPLSPSMAAVFKRFLQKHQQYRERLYEVEAPGGWTQRRNIWLNIQLGRYCLGTDKESSPISGETQRNTLKDSFHKTCILDLGTLGSPGVNTAVVLDSAEQQFKSCEPSQGRWSLSSELPGTGCSLAAQTIHVKSGPATQLLNTAQALKSKASKSTKHHREEPEDMQKIPKRARSELKHVHTKTAFSSRAHRECSDT; this is encoded by the exons ATGTACCCTGTAGACCTGCCAGCTGTGGATCACACTGACCTGACATCTGCATCTGAACAGTACATGTCCTCTCTGGAGTCCAGCCCCTGTGATAATGAGTGGTTTCAGTCATCGCAGACCTCAAAG GTGGCAATAACAGCAACAAATGTGAGccagctgcagctgtttgaggATGGCCAGCCTGCCTGTGTAGTGCTGGCACTGCACCCTCCGGATGATCAAACACAAG TGGTTGGCCTATACCTGCACGGGAAGTGGTGGCTTTTGGATGACGTCTTGCGAACGTCAAGCAAATCCAGAAGTGGTTTGGTGTCG GTGCAGTCTGTTATGGAGAGGGTGATTGTGTTTCTGCTCAGTCAGATAATGGAGAGACCTTCACTGTTCTCCCTACATCCTCCCAAAGAGAGCTGCAAAGTGCTGTGGAAAGACAACCAGGCGGTCGGCTTTTACACCGTGAAGCACAAAG GGAGTCTGTGTGACGGCTGGAGCAGCTGCTGTTACCTGCTGCCTGTTCTGGACACTGTGCTGGTGAGGAGGTGCTGCAGGAGGAGAGGCTTCGGCCTTCAGATGCTGGAGGATTTCTGCTCCTCGTTCTCTACGGAGGAGTTTCTGGGAGTCAGCTCTCCATTATCCCCCAGCATGGCTGCAG tgtTCAAAAGGTTCCTGCAGAAGCACCAGCAGTATCGAGAGCGCCTGTACGAGGTGGAAGCTCCAGGGGGCTGGACTCAACGACGAAACATCTGGCTTAACATTCAGCTCGGACGCTACTGCCTCG GTACTGATAAGGAGAGCAGCCCAATATCAggagaaacacagagaaatacACTCAAGGACTCCTTTCACAAG ACTTGTATACTGGACCTGGGCACACTGGGAAGCCCTGGTGTAAACACTGCAGTGGTGTTGGACTCTGCTGAACAGCAATTTAAATCGTGTGAGCCAAGCCAAGGAAGATGGTCCCTGAGCAGCGAGCTCCCTGGAACAGGATGTAGCCTTGCAGCCCAAACTATCCATGTGAAATCTGGACCTGCCACCCAGCTCCTAAACACAGCACAGGCTTTGAAATCCAAGGCTTCCAAATCTACAAAGCACCACAGAGAGGAACCAGAGGACATGCAGAAAATTCCCAAACGAGCCAGAAGTGAGTtgaaacatgtacacacaaagACTGCATTCAGCAGCAGAGCCCACAGAGAATGTTCGGACACTTAA
- the arpin gene encoding arpin, whose translation MSRIYHNTSLQNKPVHSEKFDRAWCPSAFESGPGVLLEGKLLDVSRHAITDSNNQKVRFYVLYIQPSRIHQRKFDANGKEVESNFSDTKKVNTGFLMSSYKVEAKGESDRLSEEQLSAAVNKAELMKITDKHRPAGTWAFWYPEADMEKTELETGQDVRLKTRGNSPFVFSLAKIDGGTVTKCNFAGDDKAGASWTDKIMANKADASSTQKPGGGEGAEEDEWDD comes from the exons ATGAGTCGCATTTATCACAACACGTCTCTGCAGAACAAGCCGGTCCACAGTGAAAAGTTTGACCGTGCGTGGTGTCCCTCTGCGTTTGAAAG TGGCCCCGGAGTGCTTTTAGAAGGGAAGCTGCTCGATGTTTCCAGACATGCAATCACTGACAGCAACAATCAAAAG GTACGTTTCTACGTGCTGTATATCCAACCGAGCCGCATCCATCAGCGGAAGTTTGATGCCAATGGAAAGGAAGTGGAGTCAAACTTCAGTGACACCAAAAAGGTCAACACTGGTTTCCTCATGTCCTCCTACA AGGTGGAAGCTAAAGGGGAGTCGGACCGTTTGTCTGAGGAGCAGCTGTCAGCCGCGGTGAACAAAGCCGAGCTAATGAAGATAACTGACAAGCACCGGCCCGCTGGGACCTGGGCCTTTTGGTATCCAGAGGCAGACATGGAAAAAACGGAACTGGAAACAGGACAGGATGTACGGTTGAAGACTAGAGGAAACAGTCCTTTCGTAT TCTCTTTGGCCAAAATTGATGGCGGCACAGTGACCAAGTGTAACTTTGCTGGAGACGATAAGGCTGGAGCTTCATGGACAGACAAAATAATGGCCAACAAAGCAGACGCCAGCAGCACTCAGAAGCCGGGAGGAGGCGAGGGAGCAGAGGAGGACGAATGG GATGATtga
- the anpepa gene encoding alanyl (membrane) aminopeptidase a — translation MPLKFGTSKAIAIAFGVLTVSSIGGMLTMVILFKAQTQNITMTPPPTMPTTTLAPPPEMRLPKSLVPQKYKIVLAVQLYTKIIEEGNGSNPNITTPNQTMIFTGNSTVYFQCAQKTMSIFLNSRNLNVSSPVVLNEGANRNIKVSGLKHYDDESDFLELELMDALEAGGNYSLYLSFHGEVSDNLEALYLSRYTDGVFDYESVDDPNADRFIAATNLQPTDARKVFPCFDEPDMKAVFELTIIHRRESRALGNAAPRENNIIDDEWQYTIFKPTPKMSTYLFAFTVVDDSFTFTRSPISNTDRVEINTYARPEAIDAGHADYATEIARKLLRFYESQFELKYAMEKIDQIALPDLYPAAMENWGLITYQEGFLLYQEGVSSLLHKEDIATVIAHELAHQWFGNAVTMKWWNDLWLNEGIATYLSYFAVDSVEPTFNIKEISIMNDLHDAFREDALASSHPLSPPPNNITTTNEILGMFDSISYSKGAIVLRMLANHVGEVVFNKGLQMYLKAFQYGSVEKDDLWEYIQMAYNQNRFAKAVRNTDDIAGFMNPWTTQSGYPVITINTTDGQVYQKQFLFNNSVNSSNSWTVEIEFISNASSQFEKVYLYNNKPVNKEAFIAKNGEWFLANINCTGYYRVNYNPENWERLLAQLQKNRHSIPLVNRGQLIDDAFNLARAKLVNVTLALNSTLFLTKETEFLPWESAVRNLEYFILMFDRSEVYGPMQIYLREQVRELYNFFKTYTDDDSVPQNDHSLQYTQLLAIKLACSNGLPECVEMAKQKYAAWMKSNNTNSIHPNLRSEIYCQAVAAGEKEEWEFAWDMYQTSSNTSEKDQLRRALSCTKKIWLLSRYLDYTLDPEKIRLMDVGSTIYYIAQNAAGQALAWNFIRANWDYVSQGDGAMLIAGVTSRFSTEFELEELMRFQNYNLGGGAARAVSLAIEQTQVNIQWVKENKDVVLQWFEQKTSSVRQKEN, via the exons ATGCCCCTGAAGTTTGGAACATCCAAGGCTATCGCCATCGCCTTTGGTGTTCTGACCGTCTCTTCCATCGGCGGCATGCTCACCATGGTTATTCTGTTCAAGGCTCAGACCCAAAACATTACCATGACGCCACCTCCAACCATGCCGACCACCACCTTGGCCCCACCGCCAGAAATGCGGCTGCCGAAGAGCTTGGTACCTCAGAAGTACAAAATCGTACTCGCAGTTCAACTCTACACTAAAATCATAGAGGAGGGGAACGGCTCCAATCCCAACATTACCACTCCGAACCAGACCATGATCTTCACGGGAAACTCGACTGTCTACTTTCAATGCGCCCAAAAGACGATGAGCATCTTTCTCAACAGCAGGAACCTGAACGTTTCTTCGCCGGTGGTGTTGAACGAAGGTGCAAACAGGAATATTAAAGTGTCTGGATTGAAACACTACGATGATGAAAGTGACTTCCTCGAGCTCGAGTTGATGGACGCCTTGGAGGCAGGAGGGAACTACTCTTTGTATTTGTCTTTCCACGGCGAAGTCTCAGATAATCTGGAAGCACTGTATCTAAGCAGATATACTGATGGTGTATTTGACTATGAAAGTGTAGATGATCCAAATGCGGACAG ATTCATTGCTGCCACCAATCTGCAGCCAACAGATGCCAGGAAAGTGTTTCCTTGTTTCGATGAGCCAGACATGAAGGCTGTGTTTGAACTGACCATCATCCACAGGCGAGAAAGCAGAGCTCTGGGAAATGCAGCCCCTCGTG AGAACAACATTATAGATGACGAATGGCAATACACTATCTTTAAACCAACACCAAAGATGTCCACCTACTTATTCGCCTTCACAGTGGTCGACGACAGCTTCACATTCACCAGATCTCCAATCTCCAATACTGATCGCGTGGAGATAAAT aCATATGCTCGTCCTGAAGCCATCGATGCAGGACACGCTGATTATGCCACCGAGATCGCCAGAAAGCTCCTTCGATTCTACGAAAGCCAATTTGAATTGAAATATGCAATGGAAAAAATAG ACCAGATTGCACTGCCTGACTTATACCCCGCCGCGATGGAAAACTGGGGACTGATCACATACCAGGAAGGATTCCTGCTCTATCAGGAAGGAGTCTCCTCCCTGTTGCACAAGGAAGATATTGCCACTGTCATTGCACACGAACTGGCACACCAG TGGTTTGGAAATGCGGTGACAATGAAATGGTGGAACGACCTTTGGCTGAATGAGGGCATTGCTACCTACCTGTCTTACTTTGCTGTGGACAGTGTGGAGCCTACGTTCAATATA AAAGAAATATCTATCATGAACGACCTCCACGATGCGTTTAGAGAGGATGCTTTGGCCTCATCCCACCCTCTCAGTCCTCCACCAAACAATATCACGACGACAAATGAAATCCTTGGAATGTTTGATTCTATCAGCTACAGCAAG GGAGCAATTGTGCTGAGAATGCTGGCAAACCATGTGGGAGAAGTTGTTTTCAACAAAGGGCTCCAA ATGTATCTCAAGGCCTTTCAATATGGAAGCGTAGAAAAGGATGACCTCTGGGAGTATATACAAATG GCTTACAATCAGAACCGCTTTGCCAAAGCTGTCCGCAACACTGATGACATCGCTGGATTCATGAACCCTTGGACCACCCAAAGTGGCTATCCTGTCATTACCATCAACACTACCGATGGACAAGTCTACCAGAAGCAGTTTCTCTTCAATAACTCTGTCAATTCCTC GAATTCATGGACAGTGGAGATTGAGTTCATCTCAAATGCGTCGTCTCAATTTGAGAAAGTGTATTTGTATAACAACAAGCCAG TAAACAAAGAAGCTTTCATAGCTAAGAATGGTGAATGGTTCCTGGCAAATATCAACTGCACCGGATACTACAGAGTCAATTACAATCCAGAGAATTGGGAACGCCTTCTAGCTCAACTGCAGAAGAATCGACAT AGTATCCCGCTGGTGAACAGAGGGCAGCTTATTGATGACGCATTTAACTTGGCAAG GGCTAAACTTGTCAATGTGACTCTGGCTCTGAATTCAACCCTTTTCCTCACAAAAGAGACAGAGTTCCTTCCCTGGGAGTCAGCGGTCAGGAATCTCGAGTACTTCATCCTCATGTTTGACCGCTCTGAGGTGTATGGACCCATGCAG ATCTACCTGCGGGAACAGGTTAGAGAGCTGTATAACTTCTTCAAAACCTACACGGACGATGACAGCGTCCCACAGAACGATCACTCCTTACA GTACACCCAGCTCTTAGCCATAAAGCTGGCATGTTCCAATGGACTCCCAGAATGCGTAGAGATGGCTAAGCAGAAGTATGCCGCCTGGATGAAGAGCAACAATACCAACAG cATCCACCCAAACCTGCGGTCTGAAATCTACTGCCAAGCTGTGGCTGCTGGTGAGAAGGAAGAGTGGGAATTTGCCTGGGACATGTATCAGACCTCCAGCAACACCTCGGAGAAAGACCAGCTCCGTCGCGCTCTGTCCTGCACCAAGAAGATCTGGTTGCTCAGCAG ATACCTTGATTACACTTTGGACCCTGAGAAGATACGTCTGATGGACGTTGGTTCTACAATTTACTACATAGCCCAGAACGCAGCGGGGCAGGCGCTGGCCTGGAACTTTATCAGAGCAAACTGGGACTACGTCAGCCAAGG GGACGGGGCGATGCTGATTGCAGGAGTGACCAGCAGATTCTCGACAGAGTTTGAACTGGAAGAG CTCATGCGTTTTCAAAATTACAATCTAGGTGGTGGTGCCGCCAGGGCTGTGTCTCTGGCCATTGAGCAAACCCAAGTGAACATCCAGTGGGTCAAAGAGAACAAAGACGTTGTCCTGCAGTGGTTCGAACAAAAAACTTCTTCTGTAAGACAAAAGGAGAACTAA